One part of the Bicyclus anynana chromosome 8, ilBicAnyn1.1, whole genome shotgun sequence genome encodes these proteins:
- the LOC112050096 gene encoding asparagine--tRNA ligase, cytoplasmic, whose amino-acid sequence MPDIEKLSVDLYTSEKNGSDETGDGSTEKPFKTILQAMRHAGKEPFPTIYVDSKDDTKTYDVAAKSQLKKIQKIWLRESYKAADKAKAEEEKDEKRLQNLEEAKKIILEQDPSLPKAKIIKIFEAGDNRGDRICVRGWVHRLRRQGKALTFLTLRDGTGYLQCVLHGVLCQTYNALVLSTESSVALYGKLEVVPEGKVAPGGHELTADYWELIGLAPPGGADAILNEDALPDVQLDNRHIMIRGENTTKVLRMRAVVTQAFREHFASRHYTEVQPPTLVQTQCEGGSTLFKFDYFGEQAYLTQSSQLYLETCLAALGDVYCIAQSYRAEQSRTRRHLAEYSHVEGEFPFITFEELLERIEDLVVDVVDRVLASPDGQLVYELNPNFKRPQKPFKRMTYIEAIEYLKENNITKDDGTFYEFGDDIPEGPERKMTDAIGVPILLCKFPAEIKSFYMPRCPEDERLTESVDVLMPGVGEIVGGSMRIWDHEQLMEGYKREGIDPTPYYWYTDQRKFGSVPHGGYGLGLERFLCWLLDRYHIREVCLYPRFLERCTP is encoded by the exons ATGCCAGACATAGAAAAGCTGTCGGTTG ATCTGTACACATCTGAAAAAAATGGTAGCGATGAGACTGGGGATGGTTCAACAGAGAAACCATTTAAGACAATTCTCCAAGCTATGCGCCATGCTGGAAAAGAACCATTTCCAACCATATATGTTGACTCAAAAGATGACACTAAAACATATGATGTAGCTGCTAAATCCCAGTTAAAAAAGATTCAAAAAATCTGGCTGAGGGAATCTTACAAGGCAGCAGATAAAGCTAAGGCAGAAGAGGAGAAAGATGAAAAGAGATTGCAAAACTTGGAAGAGGCAAAGAAGATAATCTTGGAGCAAGATCCTTCTTTGCCTAaagctaaaattataaaaatctttgaaG CTGGAGATAACCGTGGAGATAGAATATGTGTGCGTGGTTGGGTGCACCGTTTGCGGCGTCAAGGCAAGGCTCTCACTTTCCTCACGCTGAGAGATGGCACTGGCTACCTGCAATGTGTCCTACACGGAGTACTCTGCCAAACGTACAATGCTCTAGTACTTTCTACTGAATCTTCTGTTGCTCTGTATGGAAAACTAGAAGTTGTACCTGAAGGAAAAGTT GCACCAGGAGGTCATGAGCTGACAGCAGATTACTGGGAGCTTATCGGTTTAGCACCTCCCGGTGGAGCTGATGCTATTCTGAACGAGGATGCTCTTCCTGATGTTCAATTGGACAACAG GCATATAATGATTCGTGGCGAGAACACAACGAAGGTGTTGAGAATGAGAGCAGTGGTTACCCAGGCGTTCCGCGAACACTTCGCGTCTCGTCACTACACTGAGGTGCAACCGCCCACCCTTGTGCAGACCCAGTGTGAAGGCGGCTCTACTCTGTTCAAGTTTGATTACTTTGG AGAACAGGCGTACTTAACGCAGAGCTCTCAGCTGTACTTGGAGACGTGTCTGGCGGCACTGGGCGACGTGTACTGCATCGCGCAGTCCTACCGCGCGGAGCAGTCCCGCACCAGGAGACATCTGGCAGA ATACAGCCACGTGGAAGGTGAATTCCCTTTCATCACATTTGAGGAGCTGTTGGAGAGGATCGAGGACTTGGTGGTGGATGTCGTAGACAGGGTGCTAGCCTCCCCTGACGGACAGCTGGTGTATGAGCTGAACCCGAACTTTAAG CGACCACAGAAGCCGTTCAAGCGCATGACCTACATTGAGGCCATTGAATATCTGAAAGAGAACAACATTACCAAAGATGATGGAACTTTCTATGAATTTGGAGAT GATATACCAGAAGGTCCCGAACGAAAGATGACAGACGCGATCGGAGTTCCAATCTTGCTGTGCAAGTTCCCAGCGGAGATCAAGTCGTTCTACATGCCGCGGTGCCCCGAGGACGAGCGATTGACCGAGTCCGTGGACGTACTGATGCCGGGCGTCGGGGAGATCGTGGGCGGCTCCATGAGGATATGGGACCATGAACAACTTAtggaag GATACAAGCGCGAAGGAATCGACCCCACCCCATACTACTGGTACACAGATCAACGTAAATTCGGCTCCGTGCCTCACGGTGGCTATGGTCTGGGGCTGGAGCGGTTCCTCTGCTGGCTGCTCGACAGATACCACATCCGTGAAGTTTGTCTGTACCCACGTTTCTTAGAGCGTTGTACTccataa
- the LOC112050100 gene encoding peritrophin-1-like, whose protein sequence is MFKVGSIILLSLFAVALGEEEIELNDKGCPVDNSIYKILPHDNCNKFYKCSNGEPVEFQCPKTLMFSLNDEVCDWPREVDCGNRKKEDEVAEVDEESSDPKVICARAGSNGALIPHEYCNQLYMCARGVPIELQCPNPLMYNKDTKLCDWESEVECGDRLVEKEEVEHPEEKK, encoded by the exons ATGTTCAAAG TTGGAAGCATTATCCTACTCAGCCTATTCGCAGTAGCTTTGGGTGAAGAAGAAATTGAACTGAACGATAAAGGATGCCCTGTGGACAACtcgatttataaaattttgcctCACGATAACTGCAATAAGTTTTACAAATGCAGCAACGGTGAACCGGTCGAGTTTCAATGCCCGAAAACACTAATGTTCAGTTTAAACGATGAAGTATGTGATTGGCCTCGTGAGGTGGACTGTGGTAACAGAAAGAAGGAAGACGAAGTTGCAGAGGTAGATGAAGAATCCAGCGATCCCAAAGTTATTTGCGCTCGAGCTGGTTCTAATGGCGCGCTGATCCCTCACGAATATTGTAACCAGTTGTATATGTGTGCTCGTGGGGTACCTATTGAACTACAATGTCCCAATCCCCTTATGTATAACAAAGACACCAAACTTTGCGATTGGGAAAGTGAGGTTGAGTGTGGAGACCGACTGGTAGAAAAAGAAGAAGTCGAACATCCCGAAgagaaaaaataa
- the LOC112050087 gene encoding ribonuclease P protein subunit p29 translates to MSGLEKITDNASVSVIKFLQANVPKSDLVNIEKELKKDFLLAKKKSKGQKVKKKRKKSRILTRKEKKALGFYAIPRDSVKYSEVVPLNQIWSDYISQMLELEKLGPVGTNKNWEQFTQTIYKADFHGSMMQVVRSKCPSYVGKKGICIMDTKNTFKIVSIDNLVTTIPKKDSVFELYVKDIKICVFGKHLCVRPAERSTKKVKSYLHPDL, encoded by the coding sequence ATGTCTGGTCTCGAAAAGATTACCGATAATGCATCGGTTTCAGTTATAAAATTCCTACAAGCAAATGTCCCAAAGAGCGACCTCGTCAACATAgaaaaagagttaaaaaaagaCTTTTTATTAGCTAAGAAAAAAAGCAAAGGACAAAAGGTAAAAAAGAAACGAAAGAAGTCTCGGATTCTCACACGAAAAGAGAAAAAGGCTCTTGGTTTTTATGCTATACCAAGAGACAGTGTCAAGTATAGTGAAGTAGTGCCGTTAAACCAAATTTGGTCAGACTACATCAGTCAAATGTTAGAGTTAGAGAAGCTTGGTCCTGTCGGTACTAATAAGAACTGGGAACAGTTTACACAAACTATATACAAAGCTGATTTTCACGGTAGCATGATGCAAGTTGTAAGGTCAAAATGCCCTAGCTATGTTGGTAAAAAAGGCATCTGTATTATGGACacaaaaaatacctttaaaattgTATCAATTGACAATCTAGTGACTACAATTCCCAAAAAGGACAGTGTTTTTGAATTATATGTCAAAGATATAAAGATATGTGTTTTTGGTAAACATTTGTGTGTTAGGCCAGCAGAACGATCAACTAAGAAAGTTAAAAGCTATTTACATCCAGACTTGTAA